One stretch of Sylvia atricapilla isolate bSylAtr1 chromosome 4, bSylAtr1.pri, whole genome shotgun sequence DNA includes these proteins:
- the MAVS gene encoding mitochondrial antiviral-signaling protein: MGLAEDKVYTHITRNLKKFGAIRVASLANSLTCLVDADREELLAREETRGNQAAVFRFYQHLRCRKGWVQDLIQALHHNNAGDLADELQEVYNTWQPRPRSSAPADSSSLPSDAHPTASSISAQTPSRGPNPALLAGQPRQDLPLGDHPPVLPSAATTMSMDLEARLPVQESLPKNLLEQESPWPVPPVSKVHGGVSGGHSGEGTLSQPTGAVPVGTPEVAVPSAESPEQGRDWLSRRPVCVDNGFFGNANHLHRGTPGLPLGRSVPSRDAGATQSPEQPRNEPEENSDISTESPPRLEGTTRGVGQQPPNSVPKKQPVPSSGHGEPTGSLVDVRSPLLIQQQFDAEKKRVGMLQEHQGSGGASMEKTNLGATPVPRDTFPSRDISVKSVTEEKKLPIGNTAISTLSVPMKEKVLPASANPVLGTAVVGGSKGMAGRSASRVSCATSIWAPRSDEEREEEHSKPGALMSMPRGSPEAASRCPTSQEPNKPSSTISSSLGLSSDPILVSSDSLSSGGAFPRVSSVPAGPGDKEASGASRDSCPAPSWDSTSVGTHEVCVDHHPSVKLGANSDGVSPIGSSMNSNSGSGRDAATSSPQARVPKGGSNGLSLLYILPAVGVISAVAFAVYARLRK; the protein is encoded by the exons ATGGGTTTGGCTGAAGACAAAGTGTACACCCATATTACGAGAAACCTCAAGAAGTTCGGGGCTATCCGAGTGGCGTCGCTGGCCAATTCCCTGACCTGCCTTGTTGATGCTGACAGA GAAGAACTCCTCGCCCGGGAGGAGACACGGGGCAACCAGGCAGCTGTCTTTAGGTTTTATCAGCACCTGAGGTGCCGGAAGGGCTGGGTGCAGGATCTCATCCAGGCGCTGCACCATAACAACGCGGGGGACCTGGCTGATGAGCTGCAGGAAGTCTATAACACTTGGCAACCTCGGCCTC gttcctcagctcctgctgatagctcctcccttcccagtgATGCCCACCCCACTGCCTCCTCCATCAGTGCCCAAACACCATCCCGGGGGCCAAATCCTGCCCTGTTGGCTGGGCAGCCACGCCAGGACCTGCCCCTTGGTGACCATCCACCTGTCCTACCCAGTGCTGCCACCACCATGAGCATGGACCTGGAGGCCAGACTCCCAGTGCAGGAATCG CTCCCCAAAAATCTTCTGGAGCAAGAGAGTCCCTGGCCAGTTCCACCTGTGAGCAAAGTCCACGGCGGAGTGAGCGGTGGCCACAGTGGAGAGGGGACTCTCTCACAGCCCACCGGGGCCGTGCCAGTGGGGACACCAGAGGTGGCTGTGCCATCGGCTGagtccccagagcagggccgGGACTGGCTGAGCCGCCGGCCGGTGTGTGTGGACAACGGGTTTTTTGGGAATGCCAACCACTTGCACCGTGGCACGCCGGGCCTGCCCCTGGGCAGGTCTGTTCCATCGAGAGATGCAGGTGCCACTCAAAGCCCCGAGCAGCCCAGGAATGAGCCTGAAGAGAACTCAGATATCTCCACAGAGTCACCCCCAAGGCTGGAGGGCACCACTCGTGGTGTGGGGCAGCAGCCCCCAAACTCAGTGCCAAAaaagcagcctgtgccaagctCTGGGCATGGTGAGCCCACAGGCAGCTTGGTGGATGTGCGCAGCCCCCTCCTCATACAGCAGCAGTTTGATGCGGAGAAGAAGCGGGTcgggatgctgcaggagcaccAAGGGAGTGGAG GTGCTTCGATGGAAAAAACTAATCTGGGTGCTACCCCTGTGCCCAGAGACACTTTTCCATCCCGTGACATCTCTGTGAAGTCTGTtacagaagagaagaaacttCCCATTGGGAATACAGCCATCAGCACCCTCTCTGTGCCAATGAAAGAGAAA GTGCTCCCAGCCTCGGCaaaccctgtcctgggcacagctgtggTAGGAGGCTCCAAAGGCATGGCTGGGAGATCAGCTTCCCGGGTGAGCTGTGCCACAAGCATCTGGGCACCTCGCAGTgatgaggagagggaagaggagcacAGCAAGCCGGGCGCCCTCATGTCCATGCCTCGGGGCAGCCCGGAGGCGGCCAGCAGATGCCCAACCTCTCAGGAGCCCAACAAACCCAGTTCTACCATCTCCAGTAGCCTTGGCCTCAGCAGTGACCCAATCCTGGTGAGCAGTGATAGCCTGAGCTCAGGAGGAGCGTTTCCCAGAGTCTCCTCGGTTCCTGCAGGCCCCGGAGACAAGGAGGCATCTGGAGCAAGCAGAGACTCCTGTCCTGCTCCAAGCTGGGACAGCACCTCCGTGGGCACCCACGAGGTGTGTGTGGATCATCACCCCAGCGTCAAGCTTGGAGCCAACAGTGATGGAGTCAGTCCTATTGGAAGCTCCATGAATTCCAACTCTGGCAGTGGCCGTGATGCTGCCACCAGCTCACCTCAGGCCAGAGTCCCCAAGGGGGGCAGCAATGGGCTGTCCTTGCTGTACATCCTTCCGGCTGTCGGCGTCATTTCTGCCGTGGCATTCGCGGTGTATGCTCGGCTGCGGAAATAG